A part of Flavobacteriaceae bacterium GSB9 genomic DNA contains:
- a CDS encoding glycoside hydrolase family 43 protein produces MTGTGGKLWKSKDLKFWDGPFPMVKTNPNSWMGPKPMIWAAELHQYKNKYYCFATFTNKKVIIDTVAGNIIERRASHVLVSEKAEGPYVPMEEETYLPANKPTLDGTLWIEDNGKPYMVYCYEWLQNGNGTIEKIELKPDLSGSVGKGQVLFKASDSPWSKEKDIKGNEKPHKVTDGPFLFKTGTGRLGMIWTSWQYNVYAQGVAYSESGTLDGPWIQEKELITPPNFGHGMLFKTFEGKTLMAVHSHKKINERTIRIPHLFEVDLSGDKLVAVKPFAP; encoded by the coding sequence ATGACAGGCACGGGAGGAAAGCTTTGGAAAAGTAAAGATCTAAAGTTTTGGGACGGGCCTTTCCCCATGGTCAAAACAAATCCAAATTCTTGGATGGGACCCAAACCTATGATATGGGCAGCTGAGCTTCACCAATACAAGAATAAATACTATTGTTTTGCCACATTCACCAACAAAAAGGTAATAATTGATACCGTGGCTGGAAATATCATCGAACGCAGGGCAAGTCATGTTTTGGTTAGTGAAAAGGCTGAAGGACCTTATGTCCCTATGGAAGAAGAAACGTATTTGCCTGCAAATAAACCCACCCTCGATGGTACCTTATGGATCGAAGATAATGGAAAGCCCTACATGGTGTACTGTTATGAATGGTTACAAAATGGAAACGGCACGATTGAAAAAATTGAATTAAAACCAGATTTAAGCGGTTCGGTAGGTAAAGGGCAAGTATTGTTTAAAGCAAGTGATTCACCATGGAGCAAAGAGAAAGATATTAAAGGAAATGAGAAGCCACATAAAGTAACTGATGGTCCTTTTCTATTTAAAACGGGTACGGGCAGACTAGGGATGATTTGGACGAGCTGGCAATACAATGTTTATGCACAAGGTGTGGCTTACTCAGAAAGTGGTACTCTAGATGGCCCTTGGATTCAGGAAAAAGAATTAATTACGCCTCCTAATTTTGGTCATGGTATGCTGTTTAAAACATTCGAGGGTAAAACCCTAATGGCAGTGCATAGTCATAAAAAGATAAATGAGCGTACCATACGCATTCCACATTTGTTTGAAGTTGATTTGTCAGGAGACAAACTTGTTGCTGTAAAACCATTTGCACCGTAG
- a CDS encoding beta-galactosidase: MHKLFLISTLLLFFTVGFSQSKIHEKEHTFEIGKEHFLLDNTPFQIRCGEIHFARVPKEYWRHRIQMIKALGMNTICAYLFWNFHERSPGNFKWDGEADIAEFCKIAQEEGMWVILRPGPYACAEWEMGGLPWWLLKNDDIKLRTTDPLYIKASQNYLNEVGRILSKLQITNGGPIIMVQVENEYGFYGNNADYMGIMRDAVIDAGFNVPLFSCNPTSRLKNGFHPDLFPVVNFGANPEGAFKALREILPEGPLMCGEFYSGWFDTWGTPHSYGKIDQYLKDMEYMLKKGASFSIYMSHGGTTFGFWAGADRPFKPDVSSYDYGAPVSEAGWVTDKFIKTRSLISKNLMPGESPLPEPPGPNPMTTFSSVELKQFAPLFKNLSEPLVTENPKNMEYYNQGRGSILYRTMLPAGKDCVLKVEAVHDFAWIFSNGKKLGAMDRRKGDFEINIPARENATTIDILVHAMGRINFGPEVHDRKGLIGSIQFLDDKSNNIKIGNWEVFNIPYDDSMLKNLKFEEANPNENMPGIWSGEIMIDKVGDVFLDVSSWGKGVVWINGHCLGRYWNIGPTQTMYIPEPWLKRGVNKVLVLDLLGPEKAILRGLDTPILNDLHPEKDFSYSKRPSVELNIKKIKPNHTGQFLSGGNAQTVNFSETISGRYFCFEALSSFDEKPFAAIAEMDILDTENNPINHENWKIAYVSSEELEKENGSAENAIDGQIFNYWHSSWGDSKPDYPHYLVIDLGKDEKISGFRYVPRADNNSPGRIKDYQVFIGNDIIKNKGK, encoded by the coding sequence ATGCATAAATTATTTTTAATATCAACACTATTATTATTTTTTACTGTAGGTTTTTCACAGAGTAAAATTCATGAAAAGGAACATACTTTTGAGATTGGAAAAGAACATTTTCTACTAGATAATACACCTTTTCAAATTCGTTGTGGTGAAATTCATTTTGCGAGGGTTCCTAAAGAATATTGGCGTCATCGTATTCAAATGATAAAGGCACTGGGCATGAATACTATTTGTGCTTATTTGTTTTGGAATTTCCATGAACGTTCTCCTGGAAATTTTAAATGGGATGGTGAAGCGGATATTGCTGAGTTTTGTAAAATAGCCCAAGAAGAAGGGATGTGGGTTATTTTAAGACCTGGTCCATATGCTTGTGCTGAGTGGGAAATGGGCGGTTTACCTTGGTGGCTTTTAAAAAATGATGATATCAAACTTCGTACTACAGATCCGTTATATATAAAGGCTTCACAAAATTATTTAAATGAAGTGGGTAGGATTTTGTCTAAATTACAAATTACAAATGGGGGACCCATTATAATGGTTCAAGTTGAAAATGAATATGGTTTTTATGGAAATAATGCCGATTATATGGGCATTATGAGAGATGCTGTAATTGATGCGGGGTTTAATGTACCATTGTTTTCTTGCAATCCAACTTCGCGTTTAAAAAATGGATTTCATCCAGATCTTTTTCCTGTTGTTAATTTTGGAGCTAATCCAGAAGGTGCATTCAAAGCATTACGAGAAATTCTTCCCGAAGGACCATTGATGTGCGGTGAATTTTATTCTGGTTGGTTTGACACTTGGGGCACACCGCATAGTTATGGGAAAATCGATCAATATTTAAAGGATATGGAATACATGCTGAAAAAAGGGGCGTCATTTAGTATTTATATGTCTCATGGTGGTACCACTTTTGGTTTTTGGGCAGGTGCAGATCGACCATTTAAGCCAGATGTATCGAGTTATGATTACGGAGCACCTGTTAGTGAAGCTGGATGGGTTACAGATAAATTTATCAAAACACGTTCGTTAATTTCTAAAAATTTAATGCCAGGTGAATCACCTTTACCAGAGCCTCCTGGTCCAAATCCGATGACAACTTTTTCATCAGTTGAACTAAAACAATTCGCTCCACTTTTCAAAAACCTTTCTGAACCCCTTGTTACAGAAAATCCTAAAAACATGGAGTATTACAATCAAGGAAGAGGCAGTATTTTATATAGAACGATGCTGCCAGCAGGAAAAGATTGTGTTTTAAAAGTTGAAGCAGTTCATGATTTTGCATGGATTTTTTCTAATGGAAAAAAACTTGGTGCAATGGATAGGAGAAAGGGTGATTTTGAGATTAATATTCCTGCAAGAGAAAACGCAACTACTATTGATATTCTGGTACATGCTATGGGTAGGATTAATTTTGGACCAGAAGTACATGACCGAAAAGGACTTATTGGATCCATTCAATTTTTGGATGATAAATCAAATAATATCAAGATTGGGAATTGGGAAGTATTCAATATTCCTTATGACGATTCCATGTTAAAGAATTTAAAATTTGAAGAAGCTAATCCAAATGAAAACATGCCAGGAATTTGGTCTGGTGAGATTATGATAGATAAGGTTGGTGATGTTTTTTTAGATGTAAGTAGTTGGGGAAAAGGCGTGGTTTGGATTAATGGGCACTGTTTGGGAAGATATTGGAATATTGGACCTACACAAACAATGTATATTCCAGAACCATGGTTAAAAAGAGGAGTCAATAAAGTATTAGTTTTAGATTTGTTAGGGCCAGAAAAGGCTATTTTAAGAGGCTTAGACACCCCCATTTTAAATGACTTACATCCAGAAAAGGATTTTTCATATTCTAAACGTCCAAGCGTAGAGCTCAATATTAAAAAAATTAAACCAAACCATACAGGGCAATTTTTATCTGGGGGTAATGCGCAAACCGTTAATTTTTCAGAGACTATATCTGGACGGTATTTCTGTTTTGAGGCTTTAAGCTCATTTGATGAAAAACCTTTTGCAGCTATTGCTGAAATGGATATTCTTGATACTGAAAATAACCCTATAAACCATGAAAATTGGAAAATTGCTTATGTAAGTAGTGAAGAATTAGAAAAGGAAAATGGTAGTGCAGAAAATGCTATAGACGGACAGATATTTAATTATTGGCATTCTTCATGGGGGGATAGCAAACCTGATTACCCACATTATCTTGTAATCGATTTGGGTAAAGATGAAAAAATATCTGGCTTTAGATATGTTCCAAGAGCTGACAATAATAGTCCTGGTAGAATAAAAGACTATCAGGTTTTTATTGGAAATGATATCATCAAGAATAAGGGCAAATGA